In Mycobacterium sp. 050128, one genomic interval encodes:
- a CDS encoding hydrogenase large subunit has protein sequence MAEQLLDDSFRLALVAAHDDGDSLRVVYLFLAGSPDRRVELECVVPVHNPVVQSLAYVSFPASRFEREMADLYGVRPVGHPKLRRLVSHAHWPDWHPMRTDPGPPPEFADTGAFPFLNVEGPGVYEIPVGPVHAGLIEPGHFRFSVAGETVVRLKVRLWFVHRGIEKLFHGRTADGAVDLAERISGDTSAAHALAHSLAVEDALGIELPDDVHRLRALIVELERLYNHAADLGALANDIGYSIANAHAQRIRERLLRLNASVTGHRLLRGAIRPGGVVLQGLPDTEELHRLAADVAEVASLTLTNAVAYDRFAGTAILRCEDASALGCLGYVARASGLRTDARVEHPTVDLPVVEIAATAGDVLARYTVRRDEFAAAATLARHIVESHSGPIEYTVGTEPVGTPSSGVGIVEGWRGTIVHRVEIDATNRITRSKIVDPSWFNWPALPVAMADTIVPDFPLANKSFNQSYAGNDL, from the coding sequence ATGGCCGAACAACTGCTAGACGATTCCTTCAGGCTGGCTTTGGTCGCCGCACACGACGATGGAGATAGTCTGCGTGTCGTCTACCTGTTCCTGGCCGGCAGCCCCGATCGTCGTGTTGAGCTTGAATGCGTTGTTCCCGTGCACAATCCAGTGGTCCAATCGTTGGCCTATGTATCGTTTCCGGCGAGTCGATTCGAGCGCGAGATGGCGGATCTGTACGGAGTCCGCCCCGTCGGTCACCCCAAGCTTCGCCGGCTGGTCAGTCACGCGCACTGGCCCGACTGGCATCCGATGCGCACCGACCCGGGGCCCCCGCCCGAGTTCGCCGACACCGGCGCGTTCCCGTTCCTCAACGTCGAAGGACCCGGGGTGTACGAGATTCCGGTCGGCCCGGTCCATGCCGGCCTGATCGAACCCGGCCACTTCCGCTTCTCGGTGGCGGGCGAGACCGTCGTGCGGTTGAAAGTCCGGCTGTGGTTCGTCCACCGCGGCATCGAGAAGTTGTTCCACGGCCGTACCGCCGATGGGGCAGTCGATCTCGCCGAACGCATCAGCGGCGATACGTCGGCCGCCCACGCCCTGGCCCACAGCCTCGCCGTCGAAGACGCCCTCGGCATCGAGCTACCCGACGACGTGCACCGGTTGCGTGCGCTGATCGTTGAACTCGAGCGGCTCTATAACCACGCCGCCGATCTCGGCGCCCTGGCCAACGACATCGGCTACTCCATCGCCAACGCGCACGCCCAACGCATCCGGGAAAGACTGCTGCGGCTCAACGCCTCGGTCACCGGCCACCGGCTGCTACGTGGTGCCATTCGCCCGGGAGGTGTTGTGCTGCAAGGCCTTCCCGACACCGAGGAACTTCACCGACTCGCCGCGGACGTGGCCGAGGTCGCGTCGCTGACACTGACGAACGCGGTCGCCTACGACCGATTCGCCGGCACCGCGATTCTGCGCTGCGAAGACGCTTCCGCCCTGGGCTGTCTGGGGTACGTCGCCCGTGCCAGCGGCCTTCGCACGGACGCCCGGGTCGAGCACCCCACCGTCGATCTGCCCGTGGTCGAGATTGCCGCGACGGCAGGCGATGTCCTGGCCCGCTACACCGTGCGGCGCGACGAGTTCGCCGCGGCTGCTACCCTCGCCCGGCACATTGTCGAGTCACACAGCGGCCCAATCGAATACACTGTCGGCACCGAGCCAGTGGGCACGCCCAGTAGCGGTGTCGGCATAGTCGAGGGTTGGCGCGGAACCATCGTGCACCGCGTCGAAATCGACGCGACTAACCGCATCACCCGGTCCAAAATCGTCGACCCGTCCTGGTTCAACTGGCCCGCGCTGCCCGTGGCGATGGCCGACACGATCGTCCCCGACTTCCCGCTGGCCAACAAGAGCTTCAACCAGTCCTACGCGGGCAACGACCTGTAG
- a CDS encoding PaaI family thioesterase, translating into MIAQFLPQSPFVAKLGIVADELGDEEVRLRLPWDPSNVTLGDMVHGGAIATLADLTVMAAAWCGREAPPEFRGVTVSMALDFMAPARATDVIGVGRVLRRGRSLTNCEAEIVDPEGRLIAKALATYKVG; encoded by the coding sequence GTGATCGCGCAGTTTCTGCCCCAATCGCCGTTCGTCGCTAAGCTGGGCATCGTCGCCGACGAGCTCGGCGACGAGGAAGTACGGCTACGGCTGCCGTGGGATCCGTCCAACGTCACCCTCGGCGACATGGTGCACGGCGGTGCCATCGCCACGCTCGCCGATCTCACCGTGATGGCGGCGGCCTGGTGCGGTCGGGAAGCACCGCCGGAATTCCGCGGCGTCACTGTTTCGATGGCGCTGGACTTCATGGCGCCGGCCCGGGCAACCGACGTTATCGGAGTGGGCCGGGTACTGCGGCGGGGCCGATCGCTGACCAACTGCGAGGCCGAGATCGTCGATCCGGAGGGCCGGCTGATCGCCAAGGCCCTCGCTACCTACAAAGTCGGTTAG
- the cysD gene encoding sulfate adenylyltransferase subunit CysD: MVSSTKIFRIIGWDKEAMTSGVTAGPAAGQYELSHLRSLEAEAIHIIREVAAEFERPVLLFSGGKDSIVMLYLALKAFRPGRLPFPVMHVDTGHNFDEVISTRDELVDEFGVRLVVASVQEDIDAGRVVETIPSRNPIQTVTLLRAIRENKFDAAFGGARRDEEKARAKERVFSFRDEFGQWDPKAQRPELWNLYNGRHHKGEHIRVFPLSNWTEFDIWSYIGAEKVKLPPIYYAHRRKVFERDGMLLAVHRHMQPRADEQVVEKTVRFRTVGDVTCTGCVESEAATVSEVIAETAVSRLTERGATRADDRISEAGMEDRKRQGYF; this comes from the coding sequence ATGGTCAGTTCTACCAAGATTTTCCGGATAATCGGTTGGGACAAGGAAGCCATGACCAGTGGTGTGACGGCGGGCCCCGCGGCCGGTCAGTACGAATTGAGCCATCTGCGCTCGTTGGAGGCGGAGGCCATCCACATAATCCGCGAGGTGGCCGCGGAGTTCGAGCGGCCGGTGCTGCTGTTCTCCGGTGGCAAGGACTCCATCGTGATGCTCTACCTGGCGCTCAAGGCGTTCCGCCCCGGGCGGCTGCCGTTCCCGGTCATGCATGTCGACACCGGCCACAACTTCGACGAAGTGATCTCGACCCGCGACGAACTCGTCGACGAGTTCGGGGTGCGCCTGGTGGTGGCGTCGGTGCAAGAAGACATCGACGCCGGCCGGGTCGTCGAGACCATCCCGTCGCGCAACCCGATTCAGACCGTGACGCTGCTGCGTGCCATTCGTGAGAACAAGTTCGACGCCGCGTTCGGTGGGGCCCGGCGCGACGAGGAGAAGGCTCGCGCCAAGGAGCGGGTGTTCAGCTTCCGCGACGAATTCGGCCAGTGGGACCCCAAGGCGCAGCGCCCCGAGCTGTGGAACCTCTACAACGGCCGACACCACAAGGGCGAGCACATCCGCGTCTTCCCGCTGTCGAACTGGACCGAGTTCGACATCTGGTCCTACATCGGCGCCGAGAAAGTGAAACTGCCGCCGATCTATTACGCCCACCGGCGCAAGGTTTTCGAGCGCGACGGGATGCTGCTGGCCGTCCATCGCCACATGCAGCCGCGCGCCGACGAGCAGGTGGTGGAGAAGACGGTGCGGTTCCGCACGGTCGGCGATGTCACCTGCACCGGGTGCGTCGAATCGGAGGCCGCGACGGTGTCGGAGGTCATCGCCGAGACCGCGGTGTCCCGACTGACCGAACGCGGCGCCACCAGGGCGGACGACCGCATTTCGGAGGCTGGAATGGAAGACCGGAAACGGCAGGGCTACTTCTGA
- the cysC gene encoding adenylyl-sulfate kinase produces the protein MAAPTTLLRIATAGSVDDGKSTLIGRLLYDSKAVMEDQWAAVEKTSKERGHDYTDLALVTDGLRAEREQGITIDVAYRYFATPRRKFIIADTPGHIQYTRNMVTGASTAALVIVLVDARQGLLEQSRRHAFLASLLGIQHIVLAVNKMDLIDWDRERFEAIKDEFHAFAARLDVQDVATIPMSALHGDNVVTKSDKTPWYEGPALLSHLEEVYVAGDRNLVDVRFPVQYVIRPQTHEHRDHRSYAGTVASGVMRPGDEVVVLPIGKTSRITAIEGPNGPVGEAFPPMAVSVSLADDIDISRGDMLARTNNQPRVTQEFDATVCWMADGAALEPGRDYVIKHTTRTTRARVTALDYRLDVNTLHRDKSATALKLNELGRITLRTQVPLLLDEYTRNASTGSFILIDPNTNGTVAAGMVLRDVAAQKASPNTVRHKSLVTAEDRAARGRTVWLTGLSGAGKSSVAMLVEQKLLEKGTPAYVLDGDNLRHGLNADLGFSMADRAENLRRLAHVATLLADSGQTVLVPAISPLAEHREMARKVHDDAGFEFFEVFCDTPLSECEARDPKGLYAKARAGEITHFTGIDSPYQRPKNPDLRLIPDCSLEEMAQRVIDMLELRA, from the coding sequence ATGGCTGCACCAACGACGCTGCTCCGCATCGCAACTGCCGGCTCGGTCGACGACGGCAAGTCCACCCTGATCGGGCGGCTGCTGTACGACTCCAAGGCCGTGATGGAAGACCAGTGGGCCGCGGTCGAAAAGACCTCGAAAGAGCGCGGCCACGACTACACCGATCTGGCGCTGGTCACCGACGGCCTGCGGGCCGAGCGGGAACAGGGCATCACGATCGACGTCGCCTACCGCTACTTCGCCACTCCCAGGCGCAAATTCATCATCGCCGACACCCCGGGCCACATTCAGTACACCCGCAACATGGTCACCGGTGCGTCGACCGCCGCATTGGTGATCGTGCTCGTCGACGCCCGGCAGGGCCTGCTCGAGCAGTCCCGTCGGCACGCCTTCCTGGCCTCGCTGCTGGGCATCCAGCACATCGTGCTGGCGGTCAACAAGATGGACCTGATCGACTGGGACAGAGAGAGATTCGAAGCGATCAAGGATGAGTTCCACGCCTTCGCCGCACGTTTGGACGTGCAGGACGTGGCGACCATCCCGATGTCGGCGCTACACGGCGACAACGTGGTGACCAAATCGGACAAGACGCCCTGGTACGAGGGTCCCGCGTTGCTCTCGCACCTGGAGGAGGTGTACGTCGCCGGTGACCGCAATCTGGTCGACGTGCGCTTCCCGGTCCAGTACGTGATCCGGCCGCAGACCCACGAGCATCGCGACCACCGCAGCTACGCCGGAACGGTGGCCAGCGGCGTGATGCGTCCCGGTGACGAGGTGGTGGTGCTGCCGATCGGCAAGACCAGCCGGATCACCGCGATCGAAGGCCCGAATGGTCCTGTGGGAGAGGCATTTCCACCGATGGCTGTCTCGGTGAGCCTGGCCGACGACATCGACATTTCGCGTGGCGACATGCTCGCGCGCACCAACAATCAGCCCAGGGTCACGCAGGAATTCGACGCGACCGTGTGCTGGATGGCCGACGGTGCGGCGCTCGAGCCGGGCCGCGATTACGTCATCAAACACACCACCCGCACCACACGCGCGCGGGTCACCGCGCTGGACTACCGGCTCGATGTCAACACCCTGCATCGGGACAAGAGCGCTACGGCGTTGAAGCTCAACGAACTTGGCCGTATAACGCTGCGTACGCAGGTGCCATTGCTGCTCGACGAGTACACCCGCAACGCGAGCACAGGTTCGTTCATCCTGATCGACCCGAACACCAACGGCACGGTGGCGGCGGGCATGGTGTTGCGCGACGTCGCGGCGCAGAAGGCCAGCCCGAACACCGTGCGGCACAAGTCGCTGGTCACCGCCGAAGATCGGGCAGCTCGCGGCCGGACGGTGTGGCTCACCGGCCTGTCGGGTGCGGGTAAGTCGTCGGTGGCGATGCTGGTCGAGCAGAAGCTGCTCGAAAAAGGCACTCCGGCTTATGTTCTCGACGGCGACAACCTGCGCCACGGCCTGAACGCCGACCTGGGCTTTTCGATGGCCGACCGTGCGGAGAACCTGCGCCGGCTGGCTCATGTCGCGACGCTGCTCGCCGATTCCGGCCAGACCGTGCTGGTGCCCGCGATCAGTCCGCTGGCCGAGCATCGCGAGATGGCTCGTAAAGTGCACGACGACGCCGGATTTGAGTTCTTCGAAGTGTTCTGCGATACCCCGCTCTCGGAGTGTGAAGCGCGTGATCCCAAGGGGCTGTACGCCAAAGCCCGCGCGGGCGAAATCACGCATTTCACCGGTATCGACAGTCCGTATCAGCGGCCCAAGAATCCGGATCTGCGGCTGATCCCGGACTGTTCGCTCGAGGAAATGGCCCAGCGCGTCATCGACATGCTGGAGTTGCGCGCCTAG
- a CDS encoding Rrf2 family transcriptional regulator, protein MRMSAKAEYAVRAMIQLATVDGGTLVKTDDLAQAQGIPPQFLVDILTNLRTDRLVRSHRGRDGGYQLARPGNEISIADVLRCIDGPLASVRDIGLGDLPYSGPTAPLADVWRALRASMRSVLEETTLADVASGTLPKHVAKLADDYRSQESLRHGAPRAD, encoded by the coding sequence GTGCGGATGTCGGCAAAAGCGGAGTACGCGGTGCGGGCGATGATTCAGCTCGCCACCGTGGACGGCGGCACGCTGGTCAAGACCGACGATTTGGCGCAAGCGCAGGGCATACCGCCGCAGTTTCTGGTCGACATCCTCACCAACCTGCGTACCGATCGCTTAGTGCGCAGCCACCGCGGCCGCGACGGCGGCTACCAGCTGGCCCGTCCGGGTAACGAGATCAGCATTGCCGACGTGCTGCGCTGCATCGACGGGCCGCTGGCCAGTGTCCGTGACATCGGCCTGGGTGACCTGCCGTACTCGGGGCCGACGGCACCCCTGGCCGATGTGTGGCGTGCGCTGCGCGCCAGCATGCGCTCGGTCCTGGAGGAGACAACGCTGGCCGACGTGGCGTCCGGCACCCTGCCCAAGCACGTCGCGAAGCTCGCCGACGACTATCGCAGCCAGGAGAGCCTGCGGCATGGCGCTCCACGCGCCGACTAG
- a CDS encoding VOC family protein — MSISFNHTIVAARDKHESAEFLAELFDLPSPKSFGHFMVVTLEHGVSLDYADAPEGEEIRRQHYAFLVSEPEFDTIYGKIQSRGLQHWADPRQSRPGEINHSDGGRGVYFLDPSGHAMEILTRPYGSGG, encoded by the coding sequence ATGTCCATCAGTTTCAACCACACCATCGTCGCCGCACGCGACAAACACGAATCCGCGGAATTTCTCGCCGAGCTCTTCGACCTGCCGAGCCCGAAGTCATTCGGACACTTCATGGTCGTCACACTCGAGCACGGGGTGAGCCTCGATTACGCGGACGCCCCCGAGGGCGAGGAGATCCGGCGCCAGCACTACGCCTTCCTCGTCTCCGAGCCGGAGTTCGACACGATCTACGGCAAGATCCAATCGCGCGGCCTGCAGCATTGGGCCGATCCACGGCAAAGCCGGCCGGGCGAGATCAACCACAGCGACGGCGGGCGCGGGGTCTACTTCCTGGATCCCTCCGGGCACGCCATGGAGATCTTGACTCGGCCCTACGGATCGGGCGGCTGA
- a CDS encoding VOC family protein, which translates to MSLASTSIAHVRLTVTDIERSRQFYESVFDWPVLLEVPENADEATRNQFSFLYGGVIYDLGGTLLGLRPVASDRFHEDRCGLDHIAFRLASLDELDTAAAHLDEVGVEHEPIKDIGPAYILEFRDPDNIALELTAPK; encoded by the coding sequence GTGTCCCTAGCCAGTACCTCTATCGCGCATGTTCGACTGACCGTCACCGATATCGAGCGATCACGGCAGTTCTACGAGAGCGTGTTCGACTGGCCGGTGCTGCTGGAGGTTCCCGAAAACGCCGACGAGGCAACCCGCAACCAGTTCTCCTTCTTGTACGGCGGCGTCATCTACGACCTCGGCGGCACGCTGCTCGGGCTGCGGCCGGTCGCGTCGGACCGCTTTCACGAAGACCGTTGCGGCCTTGACCACATCGCTTTCCGGCTCGCCAGTCTGGACGAATTAGACACCGCGGCAGCACATCTCGACGAAGTGGGGGTCGAGCACGAGCCGATCAAAGATATCGGGCCGGCCTACATTCTGGAATTCCGCGACCCGGACAACATCGCGCTGGAGCTGACCGCGCCCAAGTAG
- a CDS encoding LLM class flavin-dependent oxidoreductase yields MTMPVMEPDLDATVLETWARAIDEGPFSSLCWGERIAFDNPDSLTLLGALAAWTKRVRLMTTVIVPQLHDPVMLAKGLATGDMLSGGRLTVGIGVGGRQEDYHAVGADPASQTMRDMAERVAVMKRVWAGEKITESVLPVGPAPVAPGGPRLLVGSIGPKTIRSAAAWADGLAGTTLDLDVDKQNELFDVTREAWARAGKPKPHLVTSFWFAFGTPEQSRAQVHRHLRRYMNWIPAEYVDAMAPMTGWAGSEDELGALLRKFEQIGTDEVQLIPTSSDLDQVRRAADVAAALGR; encoded by the coding sequence ATGACGATGCCGGTGATGGAGCCGGATTTGGACGCCACGGTGCTCGAGACCTGGGCGCGCGCGATCGACGAGGGCCCCTTCTCGTCGCTGTGCTGGGGCGAGCGCATCGCGTTCGACAACCCGGACAGCCTCACGCTGCTCGGTGCGCTCGCGGCCTGGACGAAGCGGGTGCGGCTGATGACGACGGTGATCGTGCCGCAGCTGCACGATCCGGTGATGTTGGCGAAGGGCCTGGCGACCGGCGACATGCTGTCCGGCGGGCGGTTGACCGTCGGCATCGGTGTGGGCGGCAGGCAGGAGGACTACCACGCGGTGGGCGCCGACCCGGCGTCGCAGACCATGCGCGACATGGCCGAGCGGGTCGCGGTGATGAAGCGGGTATGGGCGGGCGAAAAGATCACCGAGTCGGTGCTGCCGGTCGGGCCCGCACCCGTTGCGCCCGGTGGGCCGCGGCTGCTCGTCGGCAGCATCGGGCCGAAGACCATCCGCAGCGCGGCCGCCTGGGCCGACGGGCTGGCCGGCACCACCCTGGACCTGGACGTCGACAAGCAAAATGAGCTCTTCGATGTCACGCGGGAAGCGTGGGCGCGCGCCGGCAAGCCCAAGCCCCATCTGGTGACGTCGTTCTGGTTCGCCTTCGGCACGCCCGAGCAGTCGCGCGCCCAGGTGCATCGGCACCTGCGCCGCTACATGAATTGGATCCCGGCGGAGTACGTCGACGCCATGGCCCCGATGACCGGCTGGGCCGGCAGCGAAGACGAGCTGGGCGCACTGCTGCGCAAGTTCGAACAGATCGGCACCGACGAGGTTCAGCTGATTCCGACCAGTTCCGACCTCGACCAGGTGCGCCGGGCCGCCGACGTGGCCGCGGCTCTAGGCCGGTAG
- a CDS encoding NAD-binding protein, with translation MHGHIIVGGDDALATTIAEELESAGATVVKLIDDTVADTKDDLVEAGIVRAAAVVCAGDDDAINLEIALLARKANPNVRVVARLANDVLREAVAGDNGPGAILDVAELAAPSVVEAALAHTAHPFEAAGIKFLVAGAQAPYDATLREIYADLAPVAVIHGENSPAPGLLETCPGRDLKVRAGDWTAMIGTVEELAVRGIKAPRPNTTRIRRRRVRLAMDIARGLRNDVNPMFMRAVAAVLTVLIGSTVLLRYCYQPQAKMTWVDALYFSTETIATVGYGDFSFLSQPTWLRLFSIGLMFGGLMTTAVLVAFIADLLISQRFAHTAGRRRARHLRNHIVVVGMGSFGSRVVADLTAAGYEVAVIEIDENNRYLSTAAELKVPVIFGDATLRQTLEAARVDTARAIAVLTPDDMTNIETGIVLREMLGPRVMPKVIRPDVPIVLRIFDHVLGSAVAERFGFDTVRSTVALAAPWFVGAAMGLQVLGTFSVGQRYFMVGGMHVAAGSELDGLRMFELSTQTRVIAITRDDAPVQLHPRRDARLRGGDTVYLVGPYRELVETLQKGQPPQPEVGRERLPA, from the coding sequence ATGCACGGCCACATCATCGTCGGCGGTGACGACGCGCTGGCGACGACGATCGCCGAGGAGCTGGAGAGCGCCGGCGCCACCGTCGTCAAGCTCATCGATGACACCGTCGCCGACACCAAGGACGACCTCGTCGAGGCCGGGATCGTGCGGGCAGCCGCCGTGGTCTGCGCCGGAGATGACGACGCGATAAATCTCGAAATCGCGTTATTGGCAAGGAAAGCCAACCCGAATGTGCGCGTGGTCGCCCGGTTGGCCAACGACGTACTGCGCGAAGCGGTCGCCGGCGACAACGGTCCGGGAGCGATCCTCGATGTGGCCGAGTTGGCGGCGCCGTCGGTCGTCGAGGCAGCTCTGGCGCACACCGCGCACCCGTTCGAGGCGGCCGGCATCAAGTTCCTCGTCGCGGGCGCGCAGGCCCCCTACGACGCGACGCTGCGCGAGATCTACGCCGACCTGGCCCCGGTCGCGGTGATTCACGGCGAGAACTCGCCCGCGCCAGGCTTGCTGGAGACCTGTCCGGGCCGCGACCTGAAGGTGCGCGCCGGCGACTGGACCGCGATGATCGGCACCGTCGAGGAACTGGCCGTCCGCGGCATCAAGGCCCCGCGGCCGAACACGACACGCATCCGTCGGCGCCGCGTGCGTCTGGCCATGGACATCGCGCGCGGGCTGCGCAACGACGTCAACCCGATGTTCATGCGGGCGGTGGCCGCGGTGCTGACCGTGCTGATCGGCTCGACGGTGTTGTTGCGCTATTGCTACCAACCCCAGGCGAAGATGACCTGGGTCGACGCGCTGTACTTCAGCACCGAGACGATCGCGACGGTCGGCTACGGCGACTTCAGCTTCCTCTCGCAACCCACCTGGCTGCGACTGTTCAGCATTGGTTTGATGTTCGGCGGCTTGATGACCACCGCGGTCCTCGTCGCGTTCATCGCCGACCTGCTGATCTCACAGCGCTTCGCCCATACGGCCGGCCGCCGGCGGGCGCGTCATCTGCGCAACCACATCGTCGTCGTCGGGATGGGCTCGTTCGGCAGCCGCGTCGTCGCCGACCTGACCGCCGCCGGGTACGAGGTCGCGGTGATCGAGATCGACGAGAACAACCGTTACCTGTCAACCGCCGCCGAACTCAAGGTGCCGGTGATCTTCGGGGACGCGACGCTGCGCCAGACGCTGGAAGCGGCCCGCGTCGACACCGCGCGCGCGATCGCGGTGCTGACCCCCGACGACATGACCAACATCGAGACCGGGATCGTGCTGCGCGAGATGTTGGGTCCGCGGGTGATGCCGAAGGTCATCCGGCCCGACGTTCCGATCGTGCTGCGGATCTTTGACCATGTACTGGGCAGCGCGGTGGCCGAGCGGTTCGGTTTTGACACCGTTCGTTCGACCGTCGCGCTGGCCGCGCCGTGGTTCGTCGGCGCCGCGATGGGCCTGCAGGTGCTGGGGACGTTTTCGGTCGGCCAGCGCTACTTCATGGTCGGCGGTATGCACGTGGCCGCGGGCAGCGAGCTCGACGGGCTGCGGATGTTCGAACTGTCCACGCAGACCCGCGTCATCGCGATTACCCGAGACGACGCCCCGGTCCAGCTGCACCCGCGGCGCGACGCGCGGCTGCGCGGCGGCGACACCGTCTACCTCGTGGGGCCCTACCGCGAGTTGGTGGAGACGCTGCAAAAGGGCCAACCCCCGCAGCCGGAGGTCGGCCGCGAGCGGCTACCGGCCTAG
- a CDS encoding nuclear transport factor 2 family protein, with protein sequence MPSREAITETVNSYLAHVAGGATDEIVNLYSADATIEDPAGSEVRRGQDAVREFYTAFQDAKKDTELAEIRVGGNEAAFYWHLTLDAGDTRTRISPISLMTFDDDAKITSMRAFWGPSDVRVL encoded by the coding sequence ATGCCTTCCCGAGAAGCCATCACCGAGACCGTCAACAGCTACCTCGCACACGTCGCCGGCGGCGCCACCGACGAGATTGTGAACCTCTACTCCGCCGACGCCACCATCGAGGATCCCGCCGGATCGGAAGTCCGGCGCGGCCAGGACGCGGTACGCGAGTTCTACACGGCGTTCCAAGATGCCAAGAAAGACACCGAACTCGCCGAAATACGCGTCGGCGGCAACGAAGCGGCGTTCTACTGGCACCTGACGCTCGACGCCGGCGACACCCGCACCCGAATCTCGCCCATCTCGCTGATGACGTTCGACGACGACGCGAAGATCACGTCGATGCGCGCGTTCTGGGGGCCTTCCGACGTTCGTGTCCTTTAG
- a CDS encoding NUDIX domain-containing protein, which yields MASDATCSPWRSLRVGDTCNVPFIERIASREIYRNPWLVFREDDIRRPDGSPGIYAVVDKPTYALVMPYDGHRFRLVEQFRYPVGARRWEFPQGTAPDLADTEPAELAARELREETGLSATSFEALGLLDVAPGMTSQRGWVFLATGISEGQAALEHEEQDMRSAWFSRADVEEMIRSGVVADSQSVAAYGLFLLHGR from the coding sequence ATGGCTTCGGACGCTACCTGTTCGCCATGGCGGTCGCTTCGGGTTGGTGATACTTGCAACGTGCCTTTCATCGAACGCATCGCATCGCGCGAGATCTATCGGAATCCGTGGCTGGTCTTCCGCGAGGACGACATCCGCCGCCCCGATGGCAGCCCCGGCATCTACGCCGTGGTGGACAAGCCGACGTATGCGCTGGTGATGCCCTATGACGGACACCGATTCCGGCTGGTCGAGCAGTTCCGCTATCCGGTGGGCGCGCGCCGCTGGGAGTTCCCGCAGGGCACGGCGCCCGATCTGGCCGACACCGAGCCCGCCGAGCTGGCCGCGCGCGAGCTGCGCGAGGAAACCGGGTTGAGCGCGACGTCGTTCGAGGCGCTCGGCCTGCTCGACGTCGCTCCCGGTATGACCAGTCAGCGCGGCTGGGTGTTCCTGGCCACGGGGATCTCCGAGGGGCAAGCAGCCCTCGAGCACGAGGAGCAGGACATGCGCAGCGCATGGTTCTCCCGCGCAGACGTCGAGGAGATGATCCGCTCGGGAGTGGTCGCCGACTCGCAGTCCGTGGCGGCCTACGGGCTGTTCCTGCTGCACGGGCGATGA
- a CDS encoding pyridoxamine 5'-phosphate oxidase family protein, which produces MPVAVNPFMTIRAHNLDGYGAPTIEWARVRAVLDAQLTQAPGSGGPQRHTAWLTTINPDGSPHVRPVGVITHDGSWYFTSGSATRKSRNLARDHRCVVSVATDQFDLVLEGTAEKITDGDELAAAAGAFVRSGWPAQVDGDALTAEYSAPSAGPAPWHVYRAQPSAVFAMGTSEPFGATKFRLD; this is translated from the coding sequence GTGCCGGTAGCGGTCAACCCGTTTATGACGATCAGAGCGCACAATCTCGACGGGTACGGAGCGCCGACGATTGAGTGGGCCCGGGTGCGGGCGGTGCTGGACGCCCAGCTGACGCAGGCCCCGGGTAGCGGCGGTCCGCAACGCCATACGGCGTGGCTCACCACCATCAATCCCGACGGCAGTCCGCACGTACGGCCGGTGGGGGTGATCACGCACGACGGCAGCTGGTATTTCACGTCCGGATCCGCGACCCGCAAGTCTCGTAACCTGGCCCGCGACCACAGATGTGTGGTCAGCGTCGCCACCGATCAGTTCGACCTCGTCCTCGAGGGCACTGCCGAAAAGATCACCGATGGTGACGAATTAGCCGCCGCTGCAGGGGCTTTCGTCCGTTCCGGATGGCCCGCCCAGGTCGACGGCGATGCGCTCACGGCCGAGTACAGTGCGCCGTCGGCGGGTCCGGCGCCCTGGCATGTCTATCGCGCGCAGCCGTCGGCCGTGTTCGCGATGGGCACGTCGGAACCGTTCGGCGCCACGAAGTTTCGCCTGGACTGA
- a CDS encoding DUF732 domain-containing protein, whose product MISARKLCLLTVPAIAAAALTVGTGIAVADDDAYLAQIKKIGLTGDPTGLIQLGHLICVDRAAGETPDQLAQVVQSKNPGISLSDATGVVSAAESNYCP is encoded by the coding sequence ATGATTTCTGCTCGCAAACTGTGCCTATTGACGGTCCCCGCAATTGCTGCCGCCGCGTTGACCGTCGGCACCGGAATTGCGGTCGCCGACGATGACGCCTACCTCGCACAGATCAAGAAGATCGGCCTCACCGGGGACCCCACCGGGTTGATCCAGCTCGGGCACTTGATCTGCGTCGACCGCGCCGCCGGCGAGACCCCAGATCAGCTGGCCCAAGTGGTGCAGAGCAAGAACCCGGGGATCAGCCTCAGCGACGCGACCGGCGTCGTGAGCGCCGCGGAATCCAACTACTGCCCGTAA